The Deltaproteobacteria bacterium genome includes the window GCTTAGGCTGGCTCTGAATGATTTGAAGAAAGACTGGGAGATGAGGTACCATGAAACCAAAGCCCGGGTGAACATTGCCTCGCGGCAGATGGAGTGGGAGCTGGGCAAAAAAAAGCCGCTGTCTGTGTCCCTGCGGGAGATACTCCGGATTTTTTTCAAGAGCCGCGGCCGCAATGTGATCCTGTCCTTCCTGGCCTTTATCCTCTGCTGGTTTGTCTTACACTCGATTCACAGATTGATCCAGAAGCACAGCCCCTTTCATCAGGCAAACCGCACTTTTTCCGTGCGCTTGTTTGACCTATTGTTTATTTTTGTTAGCGCCCTGCTATCCTTCCTGGCCTTTTTGGCCGTGCTTTACTTTTTCGGGGACTGGGTGCTTCTCTCCCTGGCCATCGTTTTCCTGGTCGGGCTGGCCTGGGCTTCCAAGCAGGCCGTCCCTCTGGTCTGGAATCAGGCCAGGCTGATCCTCAATTTCGGACCAGTCAGAGAGGGCGAAAGAGTGATCTATAAGGGCATCCCTTACGAGGCTTCCAGTATAAACATCTTCTCGGTCCTGAACAACCGGGAACTGTCCGGCGGTCAGATCAGGCTGCCTTTAAAAGACCTCCTGGAACTCCGGTCCCGCCCAATCGCCCCGGACGAACCCTGGTTTCCCTCCAGGCAGGGGGACTGGGTCGTCCTGGCGGATGGGTCTTACGGTCAGGTAGAAATTCAAACACCGGAGATGGTGAAGCTGGACCTGTTTGAAGGGGGAACCATGACCTTTCGCACCCAGGATTATCTGGCCCAGGCCCCCACGAGCCTCTCTCGCGGGTTCGAGCTCGCGGTGACCTTTGGGATAGACTACCGGCATCAGCCGATCGTCACGACCGAGATCCCCAAGGTTTTCGATCAAGCTGTTACGGATGGGCTAAAACAGGAGGGGTATGGCGAGGTTTTAGACTCTATCCAGGTTCAGTTTAAAGAGGTCGGGCCTTCCTCCATGAATATCGTCATCAAGGCCCGTGTCAGGGAAGGTCAAGGGTCTCAGTATGAACTCCTTCGCCGGGCCATTCAGCGGACCTGCGTGGACACCTGCAATATTTACGGCTGGGTCATTCCCTTCCAGCAGGTCACGGTGCATATGACGGCCCCTCAGGGGGGAAATCAGGCTTAAAACACTCACCGTGAAGATCGCTCAGAAGGCGCAGAGCTTAAGAGACAGTATTCTCGTTTTCAATTTCCAGCTTGAGAGCCATGGGAAATGAAATTTCTCGGCGATCTCTGTCAACCCTGCGAAAATATTTAATCTTAAATTAAATCTAGTCCACAAGCTGAAGAGGCAGGCTGTCCGCCACCAGGAACCCTTCCACAGTGGGCACGATCCGACCCTCAATCAGCATCACCAGCCCGGTTCCTAATAACTGATTCAGTATCGGGCCCAGGCGGGGGTGATCATCAATATCTGACAGGCCTATCCCTTCCCTGGTCCTGAGACCCAGGTAAACCCTTTCCAGCCCAAGCTGTTCCTCAGAAAGATTTTCCCGGCCTTCAACCGGGGCTTTACCCTGATTAAGCTTCTGACAGTAGACTTTGACAGACCGGACATTCCACCACCGCACACCAGCCTCAAACGAGTGGGCCGAAGGCCCCAGTCCGAGGTAAGGCACGTGGCGCCAGTATTTCTGGTTATGACGGGAACGATACTCCTCCTTCAAAGCGAAGTTCGAGATTTCATAGTGAATGTAGCCGTTTTCTTCAAGGAAGCGGGAGGTGAGAAGGAATAAGTTTCCGGCCTCTTTTTTATCAAGCGGCCTGATGAGACCTTTTTCTTTCATCTGTCCGAACTTCGTCCCTTTTTCAAAGGTCAATTGATAGCAGGAAAGATGTTCGGGCTTATAACTTAGCGTTTTCTGGAGGGTATGAAGCCATTTTTCTTCAACCTGCCCGGGAAATCCATACATGAGGTCCACCCCAAGGTTGGCAACCCCTGCGGACCGAATCCTTTCCAGGACCTCCCCTGCATCCCGAACCGCATGTCTTCTTCCTAAAAAGGAAAGGTCGTCTTGATCAAAGGACTGCACCCCCAGGCTGATTCTCCCGATACCCAGTTCCATAAGATGATTTAGCCTTTCAGGGGTGACTCCCTCAGGATTGGCCTCAATCGTGATTTCCACGTCCGAGGCAAAATGAAACGCGTGCAAAATGGTTTCCATAAGCAGGGTCAGCTGGCGGTCATCAAGGATCGTTGGAGTGCCTCCCCCCAAATAGAGCGTATCAAAGGCTTCAAATCTATCCTTATAAAAATGGGCCTCTTTTTCAAGGGCGTTCAGCCATGCTGGAATAAGGGAGGTCGCGGTTACCGAGTAGAAGTCGCAGTAAGGGCATTTTGAATTGCAGAAAGGGACGTGCACATATAAACCGGGAAGCGGGTTTTCATTCATGGTCGGTTTTCAGGACGGCCAGAAAGGCGCTCTGGGGAATCATGACCGCGCCGACGGCTTTCATGCGTTTTTTGCCTTTTTTCTGTTTTTCCAGCAGCTTCCGCTTTCTGGTGATATCCCCGCCGTAGCATTTGGCGGTGACGTCCTTTCTAAAGGGCGAGATGGTCGAGCGGGCGATGATCTTGCCTTCAACGGCCCCCTGGATGGCGATTTTAAAAAGCTGCCTCGGGATTTCGTCCCTGAGCCGCTCGCAGATCTGAACCGCGCGCAGCCGGGCACGATCGCGATGCACGATCAGCGACAGGGCATCCACCCTCTCACCGTTGACCAGGATATCGAGTTTGACCAGGTCGCTTTTACGGAAATCAAGGAAGTCGTAATCAAAGGAACCGTAACCCTGGGTCACGGTTTTGAGTCTGTCGTAAAAATTATAAACCACTTCAGCCAGCGGTATATCGAAGTTGATTT containing:
- the hemW gene encoding radical SAM family heme chaperone HemW; the protein is MNENPLPGLYVHVPFCNSKCPYCDFYSVTATSLIPAWLNALEKEAHFYKDRFEAFDTLYLGGGTPTILDDRQLTLLMETILHAFHFASDVEITIEANPEGVTPERLNHLMELGIGRISLGVQSFDQDDLSFLGRRHAVRDAGEVLERIRSAGVANLGVDLMYGFPGQVEEKWLHTLQKTLSYKPEHLSCYQLTFEKGTKFGQMKEKGLIRPLDKKEAGNLFLLTSRFLEENGYIHYEISNFALKEEYRSRHNQKYWRHVPYLGLGPSAHSFEAGVRWWNVRSVKVYCQKLNQGKAPVEGRENLSEEQLGLERVYLGLRTREGIGLSDIDDHPRLGPILNQLLGTGLVMLIEGRIVPTVEGFLVADSLPLQLVD